The region TTCTATTTACACCTCTTTTACCTTCATGTTCACCACAAGTTAGAACGTAAAACTCATTTCTAAGATTAGAGACTGTTTTTACATAATCTTTATCTATCTTTCTGTCAAGAGGGTCTTTGAATAATGGAATGCAGACACCATCTATATCTTGAACTATAAGTAATTTTTTGCTATTAAGTAATATATCTGTACATTTATTGTAGTTAGACTCACTATACATACCTTCCAATACTCTTTATTTATTTTATTATACTAGCCTCTTCTTTCTATTTGTACGTTTACTTAACCTTTAATATGTAAGTCTTGTTGCCCACACAAATACCTTTGTTAGAATTATTTTATTATGATTATGTTTTATTTTTAAAATATATGTTGTTATCTCAAAAATCGTAAATTGCTAAACAGATGAATAATGATTTTTTTGTTAACTCTAAAAGCAAGGCCTCTATAGCTTCGAGGCTTAGGCAACTAAAAGAAGGGAAAGTAGGGTTTTATAGTATTGGACTTTACCCAGCTTCATTGGCATACAACTGTGCTATGCACACAAAAGTGGATAATTTACTATTGGCACCAAGACCTGGACGAGAATTGCTAGGAGCATTTTCAGATCAATTGAAATCGGAACTAAATCCAGAATGCGTAAAAAAAATGTATAAAATGTCTTTATTCCGGATCGGAAGCAGGACATCTACTTATCAACTTACTGATTTACTTGAAAAATGCGAACTTGTTATTTTAAGTGCCAATAGTAACCACATAGAGAATGATCTAAATCAAGCATGTGAATTAAGGGAACGATTAGGCCGACAAAATGTAGTATTAGCATGTTTTGTAGGTTCATTTACTTATGATGAGAATACAAAATTAATTTCCCTTTTATGTCAGAAATACTCTAATTTAGCTTTCTTCTCTGGTTTTCACCGTCATGGGGCTTTAAGAAATAAGCTTGATAGCTTTACTGCTAATTTCTGTCATCCAGATCCTTTCATTTCTCTAATAGGTGCACGACTATTAGATCGATTATCTCCTAACATACAAGTATCAGCTGGAGTACATAATGTAGAAGGTCAATATATTAAAGCAGCTAAGAATATCTCGTCAATTTTTGCAGGCTTTGGTCATACTTTTCATCAAAATAATCCAGGATTACTACCTACGATACTTACTTTACTTCTTAATCAATGCTTAGATCAAGCAGCTACAGTTTCCATGAGTAGGGATGATAGAGATAAGTTTTATTCAGAATCTTTTCTACCACTTACTGAAATAGGTTATGGAGTGCAGTGCATTGAAGCAGCTCTTTCTAAAAAAGGTAAATTGCAAAAAGTTAGAGATCATACCTTTACTCAATTAACAGCTATGATCGCAGATGTAAAGGGCAGTATGATGCTCCCAGTAAGTGGAGAACCTACCAGGAATTTTCAAGTTGGTCAGATTCTTGCGAGAAATATGTATAAGTTAAAGCGTTGCCCATTAGATATTCAAGAACTTATAGGTTGGTGTGAAAAAGAAGGTTTACCTTTAGGAGCACTTGAAGGTATTAATTCATTACAATACTGGCCACAAATTATAAAAAAGTATTCTATTCCATTCCATGATACATCAATGATAAATTTATTATATATGTCTATATTCGCAACTGATGAAATAAAAGTCCATATTTTTAAGATCATGACTAATAGCCGTGAATTAACAAAGTTCTGTCAGGAATCTGTACTTCCAGACTCCTCACTTAAAATGAATGAACTTTTAAATAATATTGATATTAATGAGGTTTTGGATTTTATTACTACTTCATTATCTTCAAATAAACTAGATCAAGTAAAGTTAGAAAATGTATTAGAAGTGATTATGAATAGAACTTCTAATAGTCCTTTCTATAAATCTTCTTATGAAGAAATAAAATATATCTTTAATACTATTTTATATGATTTATAAAGTTATTTAATGTACTTATCTAACGAATTCAATTTTTTATTTAACTTGTTTAGACCTATAATATTATTTATTATTATTCTAATTATTTATAACAAGTAATTGGCATATTTTAAACATCATTCAAAATTAGAATTAGAAGAATTGGCTTATTCTTTTATGCCTAATAAATTTAAGCTTATTATTCAACCAATTAACTCTGGTCTTATCAATCAGACTTTTCTTATAGTACCTTTGATTTTATGTGAATTTAAACCATTTTTATTGCAGAGAATAAATAAGGAGGTATTTGCTAAACCAAGAGATATAATTTCTAATTATTTGTTTTTACAGCATCAACTTATTACTAAACAACAAAATGTAAATAGAAGCAAAGCAACTTTAAAGATCCCTAAATTATTAATAAACCAAATCAATAATAAATATTATACAGAACTTAAAGGAAATTTCTGGCGAGCTTTTGAATATATTCCTAATTCTATAACTTATAATTCATTACCTTCTGATTCTTCATTTGATAATCTTTTTAGAGCCCTAGCAAACTTTCATTATTCAACTACAGATATACCTTTAGGCAAATTTAAGATTACATTACCAAATTTCCATAATACTTCTTTTTATATCGCAGAATATAAAAAAGCATTAGACATATTTATTGCCAATAATGATCAAAGGGAAGGTATTCCGCAGTCTGTAAATTCTATTTTTTCATATGCCAACGACAATATTTCGGAAGGGCTTCTTTTGGAAGAGGCAAAATCAAAAAATATACTTTCCTTTAATATAATTCATGGTGACCCTAAAGTTAATAATTTCCTTTTTGAATCTACAAGCAATGATGTTTTAGCTATAATCGATTTAGATACATTGCAGGATGGTTATTTAATATATGATATATCGGATTGTCTTCGTTCCTCCTGCAATTTATTAGGAGAGGAATCTAAAGCATTGAATGATATAAGATTTGATTTGACCTCTTTTAAATTATCACTCTCATCTTATTTTAATTCAGGGTTTAATACTCTTAACAAATCAGACATTTACTTTCTTCCTTATTGTATTAGGGTTATTACATATGAGTTAGGAATTAGATTCCTAACAGATTATCTTTTAGGCGACAATTACTTTAAAACTTCTTATAAACAGCATAATCTTACCAGATCAAAAGTACAGTTTAAACTATTAAATAGTATAAAGGAAAACTGGAATGACATAGTCGATATAACCAATAATCTTTATACCTCTAGAATATAAGCATTTACAATTATTAGCCCAATGAATTGCAGTTGCTTTATTTCCTATTATTCTTTATATATAAAATGACTTTTTAATGTGTCTAAGGAATTAACTCATCGAGCAGAAGAGCTGAAAGATCTTGGGTGGTCTGAGCATGACCTAGCACGCTACATAGAACTCTGGGATTACAGACAACGTTGGGGAGCTATTAATTTAGAACGAGATGACCGCCAATTCCTAAGGAAGGCAGAAGCAGCTTTGCCAGAGATAAAGACATTAAAAAGCTCTGTCAAAAAACCTATCAAAGAAAAATCTTATTACTGCAGGTTAGTGTTTTTCCTGGAAGAGATGGCTAAAGCAGAAACCTCTTTTGATTCCAAGCCTTCATCAAAAGGACTTTGGCCGATTCTTTTGGAAGAGGAGTTAAGACTTTTGGATTATTTTCAGCCAGTCTTAGGACTACCAGACACCTTGAAATCTAAGGCTCTTATACCTTTTAGAGAAAATATTATTTCTTCGTTAATTGAGAAGCATAAGGAGAATATTCAAACTTTTGACTTCGATTTCAACTCTTCATTGGAGACTTATAATTCCAGTGAGAATAAGAATTGGAAGCCTTTAAGAGATGGTATTACAAAGGATCTAACTGTCTATGCAATAGTTGATCAAGCACATATTTCTGATTGTAGAAACCTTATAAGACAAAAACTTATTCCTACAATTAGGGATTGTTTCCCTTCTCTCGTAGATATGGATAAATCCAATCCTTCAGATGATTGGATTCCAGAATCCCAATCTTGAGCTAAAAGTATAAATAGATAATTTATAAATCTTTTGACTTCTCATCGCTTCGAAACTCTGCAATTACATGCTGGTCAAGAACCTGACCCTTCAACTAATTCAAGAGCTGTACCCATATATCAGACAAGTTCATATGTCTTCAACGATGCAGAGCATGGTGCGAATTTATTTGGTTTAAAGGAGTTTGGGAATATTTACACAAGGTTAATGAATCCCACTACAGATGTCTTCGAGAAAAGAGTTGCAGCTCTAGAAGGTGGTGTAGCAGCGCTAGCTACTGCTTCAGGCCAGTCAGCTCAGTTCCTTGCAGTTTCAAATTGTATGCAAGCTGGAGATAATTTTGTTTCTACTTCGTTCCTTTATGGTGGTACTTATAATCAATTTAAAGTTCAATTCCCTCGATTAGGAATTAATGTCAAATTTGCAGATGGTGATCATATTGATAGCTTTGCTTCTCAAATAGATTCTCAGACAAAGGCTATTTATATTGAATCAATGGGTAACCCTAGATTCAATATTCCAGATTTCTCAGCCCTTTCTGATTTAGCAAAAGCAAATAAGATCCCTTTAATTGTAGATAATACATTGGGTGCAGCTGGTGCTTTAATTAGACCATTGGAGCATGGTGCTGACATAGTTGTTCAAAGTGCTACTAAATGGATAGGCGGACATGGAACAAGCTTGGGGGGTGTAATTGTTGATGGAGGAACCTTTGATTGGGGAAATGGTAAATTTCCTTTAATGTCTCAACCAAGTGCGGCATATCATGGATTAATTCATTGGGATGCTTTTGGATTTGGTAGTGATATTTGTAAAATGCTTGGGGTTCCAGATAATCGAAACATTGCATTTGCTTTAAGGGCACGTCTTGAATGTTTAAGAGATTGGGGACCTGCTTTAAGCCCTTTCAATTCCTTTTTATTACTCCAAGGATTAGAAACATTAAGTTTAAGAATTGAGCGACATTGTTTTAATGCATCAGAGCTAGCAAAGTGGCTCAAAAGTCATCCAAAGATTGCAAGTGTTAACTTCCCTGGTTTACCAGAGGATCCATATCACAAAAGGGCTAAACAATATCTTTCGGGAAGAGGTATGGGGTGTATGTTGATGTTTTCATTAAAAGGTGGGTTTGATGATGCTGTCTCTTTTATTAATGCGTTAAAATTATCAAGTCATCTAGCTAATGTTGGAGATTCTAAAACACTGGTCATTCATCCAGCATCTACAACGCATCAACAACTTTCTGAAGACGAACAAAAATCTGCGGGTGTATCACCTACAATGGTAAGAGTTTCAGTTGGCCTAGAACATATTGATGATATCAAGTCAGATTTTGAACAAGCTTTAGATCAAATTACTTAGAAGAGGAGAAGTTCTATGGCTTTAATCCTTCCACGTGGTTATCACAAGATTTCTGCAGTGGAGCGAAATCATATTTCTTGGATAGAGCCTGAACTTGCAGAGAGACAGGATATTAGACCTTTAAGAATAGGGATATTAAATATTATGCCTTTAGGAAAACAATACGAGTTTAATCTTCTTCACCCATTGGGTCTTTCCCCTCTGCAAATCGAACCAATATGGATTCGATTAAATTCACATAGCTATAAAACTTGGGATTTAGATCATTTAACTAATCACTATGTTAGTTGGGAAAAAGCAATGCATCCCTTCCCTTTAGATGGTTTGATTATTACAGGTGCACCAGTCGAACATTTGCCTTTCGAAGATGTTAATTATTGGCCTGAATTAGTAGATTTGATTAAAGAAGCCCGTGAAAGTTGTGCAAGTACGTTGGGCTTATGTTGGGCAGGATTTGCGTTAGCATATTTAGCTGGTGTAAATAAAAAAGTATTTGATAAAAAGCTTTTTGGATTATTCCCTATGAAGAGTCTCATTCCAGCACATCCAATAATGGGTACTCAAGATGATACTTTTTATTGCCCACAGAGTAGACATGCAGGCTTGCCTGATGAAGAGATGGAAGCGGCTCAAAGCCAAGGTAGGTTGAGATTACTT is a window of Prochlorococcus marinus subsp. marinus str. CCMP1375 DNA encoding:
- a CDS encoding phosphotransferase enzyme family protein, whose translation is MAYFKHHSKLELEELAYSFMPNKFKLIIQPINSGLINQTFLIVPLILCEFKPFLLQRINKEVFAKPRDIISNYLFLQHQLITKQQNVNRSKATLKIPKLLINQINNKYYTELKGNFWRAFEYIPNSITYNSLPSDSSFDNLFRALANFHYSTTDIPLGKFKITLPNFHNTSFYIAEYKKALDIFIANNDQREGIPQSVNSIFSYANDNISEGLLLEEAKSKNILSFNIIHGDPKVNNFLFESTSNDVLAIIDLDTLQDGYLIYDISDCLRSSCNLLGEESKALNDIRFDLTSFKLSLSSYFNSGFNTLNKSDIYFLPYCIRVITYELGIRFLTDYLLGDNYFKTSYKQHNLTRSKVQFKLLNSIKENWNDIVDITNNLYTSRI
- a CDS encoding O-acetylhomoserine aminocarboxypropyltransferase/cysteine synthase family protein; amino-acid sequence: MTSHRFETLQLHAGQEPDPSTNSRAVPIYQTSSYVFNDAEHGANLFGLKEFGNIYTRLMNPTTDVFEKRVAALEGGVAALATASGQSAQFLAVSNCMQAGDNFVSTSFLYGGTYNQFKVQFPRLGINVKFADGDHIDSFASQIDSQTKAIYIESMGNPRFNIPDFSALSDLAKANKIPLIVDNTLGAAGALIRPLEHGADIVVQSATKWIGGHGTSLGGVIVDGGTFDWGNGKFPLMSQPSAAYHGLIHWDAFGFGSDICKMLGVPDNRNIAFALRARLECLRDWGPALSPFNSFLLLQGLETLSLRIERHCFNASELAKWLKSHPKIASVNFPGLPEDPYHKRAKQYLSGRGMGCMLMFSLKGGFDDAVSFINALKLSSHLANVGDSKTLVIHPASTTHQQLSEDEQKSAGVSPTMVRVSVGLEHIDDIKSDFEQALDQIT
- a CDS encoding homoserine O-succinyltransferase, yielding MALILPRGYHKISAVERNHISWIEPELAERQDIRPLRIGILNIMPLGKQYEFNLLHPLGLSPLQIEPIWIRLNSHSYKTWDLDHLTNHYVSWEKAMHPFPLDGLIITGAPVEHLPFEDVNYWPELVDLIKEARESCASTLGLCWAGFALAYLAGVNKKVFDKKLFGLFPMKSLIPAHPIMGTQDDTFYCPQSRHAGLPDEEMEAAQSQGRLRLLSYGEKVGYTIFETTDQRQLMHLGHPEYNVARLISEMERDKKRGDVPPPENFSPNNPQTAWRSHRNLMFQQWLWFCYQRVSLSN